The Tardibacter chloracetimidivorans region CCGGCCAGCCGCCCGCGCCCTTGGTCGCGAGGAACTCCGGTATACCCTGACCCCCGTCCATCATCCGCCAGCCTCCGTTCGGCTGCTTGCTGAGAAGGGCATAGCCCTGCCCGGTCATACCATAGCAATAGGTGCCATAGCTGGTGACCACCGCTTCCGGCCGCCCGTCGCCGTTCAGATCCTTGTAGAGATCGATCGTCGCGGGTTCCGGCGATGGCGCGTCGGCGCAGCCAAGCCACTTGCCGCCACGCAGCACAGCGCCGCCCGCCTTGAAGATGGCGGCCCGCTCGGCGGGCGAGATGACTGGAACACGGGCAGTCTGGGCGAACCCCTCGCCACCGACAAAGGAGAGCAATGCAACGACGGCGATTGTCCGGACCATGGCCTTTTCCCCTGCACCATTAACCATGATGAATATGCGTGAAGCCACACCGCCTGACAATCTGCGTTGCAATGGAAAGATAACCCTCTCCGCCCGTAGATGAGACATGTATAGTTCGCATCCACATGCGGGTTGGAGGAACATGATGCAAAGCTGTAGGGCCGCGTTGATATTGCTGTGCCTGTCGACCGCTGTCCCGGCTATCGCGCAGCAACAGGAACAACCGGAGAAACCGCGACAGGTGAGGTCCGTGGTGATCTATGGCGACGACCCTTGTCCGGAAGGCAAGGAAGGCGAAATCATCGTCTGCGCCCGCAAGCCGGAAAGCGAGCGCTACCGAGTGCCCGAGGAGGTTCGCAAGGCGCCGCAGCCGCCCCCCGAGGGGCGGTCATGGAAGGAGCGCGCCGACATTGTGGAGGAATCTACCCAGGCCACGCGCCCCAACAGCTGCTCCACCGTGGGCGCAGGCGGCCAGACAGGCTGCACGACCGAGATGCTGAAACAGTGGAGGGCCGAACAGCGCGCCAGACGGCAGGAAGCGGAGGGTGCCGCTTCCCCGCCTTGACGTGAGTCTAGATCGACTGCTTCAGCGCATCCACCAGATCGGTTCGCTCCCAGCTGAAGAAATCGCCGTTCGCCTCGCGGCCGAAGTGGCCATAGCTTGCCGTGGGCTGATAGATCGGCTTGTTCAGCCCCAGATGGGTGCGGATGCCCTTTGGCGTAAGCCGCAGAAGCTTCGGCAGCACCGCCTCAAGCCGCGCTTCGTCTACCGTGCCGGTGCCGTGCGTATCGACATAGAGCGACAGCGGCTCGGCGATGCCGATCGCATAGCTGAGCTGGATCGTGCACTTCTTGGCAAGCCCGGCCGCGACGATGTTTTTGGCCATGTAGCGGCTGATATAAGCGGCTGAACGATCCACCTTGGTCGGGTCTTTGCCCGAAAACGCGCCGCCGCCGTGCGGGGCGGCCCCGCCATAGGTGTCGACGATGATCTTGCGGCCGGTCAGCCCCGCGTCGCCGTCGGGACCGCCGATCTCGAACAGGCCCGTCGGATTGACGAAGGTCGCTTCGTCGGCGGGCAGCCAGCCATCGGGCAGCACATCGGCGAACACACCCTTCACATAATCGCGCAGCTTCCTCTGATCCGCACCGACCGCGTGCTGGGTGGAAACGACCAGCGCCGTCGCCCTCACCGGCATCCCGTTCTCATAGGCGAGCGTCACCTGGCTCTTGGCGTCCGGCTCCAGGAAATCGACGTGCCTGCCGTGGCGGTCCGCGGCCATGCGCTCAAGGATGCGATGGGAGTAATAAAGCGTCGCCGGCATCAGGCCGGGCGTCTCGTCGCAGGCAAAGCCGAACATGATGCCCTGGTCGCCCGCGCCTTCGTCCTTGTTGCCGCTTTCATCCACGCCCTGCGCGATATGGGCCGACTGGCCGTGGAGATAATTCTCGAACGCAAAACTTTCCCAGTGAAAGCCCTTTTGCTCATAGCCGATGCGCTTGACGGTGGCGCGCACCGCCTTTTCAATCTCTTCCAGCGCGCCCGGGGCCCAGCCGGATTTATTGTCATAGACGCCCTTGCACCGGATTTCGCCGGCAAGGACCACCCGCTGTGTCGTGGTGAGAGCCTCGCAGGCAACCCGGGCTTCGGGGTCTTTCGACAGGAAAAGGTCCACCACCGCGTCTGAAATCTGGTCGGAAACCTTGTCCGGATGACCTTCGGAAACCGATTCAGACGTGAAGAGATAGTTGCTGCGAGCCATTCGGCGGTCCTCTGAAAACTAATGACACGGCGATTTTGGAGCCGCACCCATAGCCAAGCGGCCCGCCGCTCGCAAGACATATAACCATGTCTTTATGTGGGAATGCTCCTGCGCCGGCGCGGCCGCAAGGCCATGAGAACAAGCATCAGACCGAAGGCCGCGCTCGTCCACTCCCCTGCCCGCGCGAACAATGTGGGCGGGTCTGGAAGCGGCATCTGCGCGTCGATCACGCCGGCCGTCCGGTGGGGCAACGACGCTCTCACCCTTCCTTGCGGATCGATCACGGCCGAGATGCCGGTGGGTGTCGCGCGGGCGACCGGCAACCCTTCCTCAATCGCCCTGAGGCGCGCCTGCGTTAGATGCTGGGGCGGCCCCCAGCTTCCGAACCAGGCGTCGTTCGAGGCGTTGAAGAGAAAGTCGGGGCGGTGACGCGGGTCGACCACCCGGCCGGGAAAGATGATTTCATAGCAGATCTGGATTCCGGCCGATCCGAACCCCGGCAGGGCAAGCGAGCGCGGCCCCGGTCCAGCGAGAAAATCGAGATCGCCGGGAGCCAGCCGCGACAGCCCGATGGCCGAAAGCAGCGGCCGCATCGGCAGATATTCGCCATAGGGGACCAGATGCGCCTTGTCATAGCGCGCCACCAGGCGGCCGCCCGCGTCCATCACGAACAGCGAATTGCGGGCCGCCTCCACCTCGCCCTTGTCGTCCCAGACCAGCGAGATTCCGCCCGTCAGCAGCAGGTCGCGCGGGCCGAGCAGTCGCGCAAGCCGCGCCCGGGCGGCGGGCTCTTCCTCCAGATAGGCGCGCACCGATGCTTCCGGCCACATCAGCAGCCGGGGCGAGCCATCAGGCGCGCCTGACAGTTCGGCAAAGCGGCGGGCGATCGCTTCACCGCTCGCCTCGTCCCATTTCTCCTCCTGCCCGATATTGGGCTGGACGATCCGCACCCGCGCCCCCTCCGGCGCGGCGGGCGTCGACATCACCCACAGACCGGCCAGACCGATCAGCATCAGCACGACCGCGACGCCGCCAGCGCCACGCCAGTTCCGGTTCGCCAGCAGCATCGGCAGACCCGCAGCCAATATCGCCAGACCGGAAAGCCCCAGCGCGCCGATCCAGCGCGCGGATTGCGCGACGGGCAACAGCGGCGTCCAGACCGCGCCCAGCGGGTTCCACGCAAAACCGGTGAAAAGATAGCCCCTCAGCCATTCCGTCAGCATCCAGGCGGCGGCGAACAACAGCGTGAAGCGAAATACATCGCCGCGGCCGAACCGCCAGGCCAGCCCCGTTGCCACGGCCGGATAGATGGCGAGAAACAGCGACAGCAGCAGCACCGCCACCCAGCCGAGCCAAACCGGCATCGCCGCCTGATAGGTAAAGGATGTCGCGATCCAGTTCAGCCCAAGCGTGAAATGCCCGAGGCCGAACCACCAGCCGAGCGCGAGCGCGCCCCACCGACTTTGCGCAGCGTGCGCCATCATCATGAACAGCGCAATGACCGCCAGCGTCAGCGGCCACAGGTTCAGCGGCTGGAACCCTGTCGCCGAGACAAGGCCAAGCGCCAGCGCCACCGCACGGCCGCGCCAGCCATCAAGGGAAGGGAGAGGCAAGCTGCCGATGATCACATCCGCGTGATGCAGTGAAGGCCGCATGGTGTAAAGCGACAGCGCCCGCTTCAGGCAAAGACCTCGTCGAAAAAGGCGCGCATTTCGGTCCAGGAGCGGCGGTGCGCCCCCGCATCATATCGGGCGACCTCCGGCCTGCCGAGCCTCGCGGCGTTCTTGTTGGTGAAGCTGTGCACCACACCGCCATAAAGATGCATCCGCCAGTCCACTCCGCCGTCGCGCATCTCACGTTCAAAGTCGGCACGCTGCTCGGGAGGAATACCGGGATCGTCCGCGCCCAGGCAGACCAGCACCTTGCCCTTGATGTTTCTGGCGTCCTGCGGCCGGGCGGTCGCAAGGCCGCTGTGAAAGCCGACGACGCCGCGCACATCCGCGCCGCTTCGCGCCAGTTCCAGCGCCACGGTGCCGCCGAAGCAGAATCCGATCGCTCCGATCCTGCCGGAGTCCACTTCCGCTCGCGCGCGCAGTGCCTTGAGGCCACCCTCGGCGCGCGCGCGCGTGCGAAGCGGATCTTTCTGCATCGGCTCCAGCAGGCCCATGACCGTAGCGAGATCGTCATAAAGCTTCGCCTCGCCGTGCAGGTCGCAGGCGAGCGCCGCATAGCCAAGTTCCGCCAGCCGCTCGGCATGGGTCTTTGCGTTCTCGCCCAGACCAAAGGCCTCGGGGAATACCAGCACGCCCGGACGGGGACCCGCTTTGTCTTCATCGAGATAAAGAAGGCTCTCCATCGCGAGACCGTCGGCTTCATAGCTGATGGTTTCGACTTTCATGGCCTGCTCTCCTGATTGGTTGGAATCCGGCTCGGGATTCAGGCTTCGACTTCCGACGCCGCCACCGGCGGATGGAGGCGAAGCCGCTCGATGTGCCGGCTGTCGCCCTTGATCACTTCAAGCTGCCAACCGGTCGGATGCTCGACGATCTCGCCGACCACCGGCACGCGACCGGCGAGAAGGAAGGTCAATCCGCCCAGCGTGTCGACCTCGCCTTCCTCGTCCACCAGCCGCGCGTCCACCTGCTCGGCAACATCTTCCAGCGAAGCGCGTGCATCGGCCTCGAACAGCCCGCCGTCCATCGGCTGGATGGTGCCGGCCACCGCCTCGTCATGCTCGTCCTCGATGTCGCCGACGATCTCCTCGACCAGATCCTCGATCGTCACGATTCCGTCGGTGCCGCCATATTCGTCGACGACGATCGCCAGATGCGTCCGCTCCGCCCGCATGCGGGCCAGAAGATCGAGCACTCCCATGGATTCCGGCACGAAGATCACCGGCCGCATCAGCGATTCAACCGTGGGGTCCGGGCCGTGCGCCGGATCGGCGAGGTGCGCGTAGACATCGCGGACGTGGATCATGCCCTGCACTTCGTCCAACGAACCGGTGAACACCGGGATACGGCTGTGGCCTGCCTCACGGAACAGCGCCACCAGATCGGCAAAGCTTCCCGCGTCGTCAAAGGCGATGATGTCGGATCGCGGCACGGCGACGTCGATCACCCGTCTTTCGCCGAAATGCAGCAGGTTCTTCAGCATCTGACGCTCGACGAGGCTCAGGTCGCCCTGGCCGCCGCCGTTCTCGTCATGCTCCTCTATCGCTTCCTCGATCTGGTCGCGAAGCGTGATTTCGTGATCGTTTCCAAGCAACAGTGCACGCAGGCCCTGCCAAAATCGGCCGCCCGCGTCGCTAGATCGACTTTCTTCAGACATTTCGAGGATCAGGCCTCCGTCACCTGATATGGGTCGGGAATGCCGAGATCGGCAAGCGCGGCGCGTTCAATCGCCTCCATCGCTTCTGCTTCCACTTCCCCCAGTTCATGATCATAGCCTAGCAGGTGGAGTACGCCATGCACAATCAGGTGAACGGCGTGACGTTCCACCGATACGTTCTTTTCAGCCGCCTCGCGCGTGACCACGCCCAGCGCCAGCACGATGTCGCCCAGCAATTCCTCGCCGTCGTCGGTCAGGCTCAACGCCTCGATCTGATCCGGCTCGAACAGCGGGAATGAAAGGACGTTGGTCGGCTTGTCCTTTTGCCGATAGGCGTGGTTCAGCTTGCGCACCTCGGCGTCGTCGGTCAGCCGGATCGATATTTCCGCATCGAACGGCGCTTCGATCAGGCCGCCGAACGGCGTGTGCGACACCGCCGCATGAGCGGCGCCGATCGCAAGCACTTCCCAGTCCGGGTCGTCCGGCCAGCCGGGGCCGACGGATGTCGCAACTTCAAGCATCCGGTCCCTCATAGGCTTCCACGATACGGCC contains the following coding sequences:
- the metK gene encoding methionine adenosyltransferase; amino-acid sequence: MARSNYLFTSESVSEGHPDKVSDQISDAVVDLFLSKDPEARVACEALTTTQRVVLAGEIRCKGVYDNKSGWAPGALEEIEKAVRATVKRIGYEQKGFHWESFAFENYLHGQSAHIAQGVDESGNKDEGAGDQGIMFGFACDETPGLMPATLYYSHRILERMAADRHGRHVDFLEPDAKSQVTLAYENGMPVRATALVVSTQHAVGADQRKLRDYVKGVFADVLPDGWLPADEATFVNPTGLFEIGGPDGDAGLTGRKIIVDTYGGAAPHGGGAFSGKDPTKVDRSAAYISRYMAKNIVAAGLAKKCTIQLSYAIGIAEPLSLYVDTHGTGTVDEARLEAVLPKLLRLTPKGIRTHLGLNKPIYQPTASYGHFGREANGDFFSWERTDLVDALKQSI
- the lnt gene encoding apolipoprotein N-acyltransferase, which translates into the protein MRPSLHHADVIIGSLPLPSLDGWRGRAVALALGLVSATGFQPLNLWPLTLAVIALFMMMAHAAQSRWGALALGWWFGLGHFTLGLNWIATSFTYQAAMPVWLGWVAVLLLSLFLAIYPAVATGLAWRFGRGDVFRFTLLFAAAWMLTEWLRGYLFTGFAWNPLGAVWTPLLPVAQSARWIGALGLSGLAILAAGLPMLLANRNWRGAGGVAVVLMLIGLAGLWVMSTPAAPEGARVRIVQPNIGQEEKWDEASGEAIARRFAELSGAPDGSPRLLMWPEASVRAYLEEEPAARARLARLLGPRDLLLTGGISLVWDDKGEVEAARNSLFVMDAGGRLVARYDKAHLVPYGEYLPMRPLLSAIGLSRLAPGDLDFLAGPGPRSLALPGFGSAGIQICYEIIFPGRVVDPRHRPDFLFNASNDAWFGSWGPPQHLTQARLRAIEEGLPVARATPTGISAVIDPQGRVRASLPHRTAGVIDAQMPLPDPPTLFARAGEWTSAAFGLMLVLMALRPRRRRSIPT
- a CDS encoding dienelactone hydrolase family protein, with the protein product MKVETISYEADGLAMESLLYLDEDKAGPRPGVLVFPEAFGLGENAKTHAERLAELGYAALACDLHGEAKLYDDLATVMGLLEPMQKDPLRTRARAEGGLKALRARAEVDSGRIGAIGFCFGGTVALELARSGADVRGVVGFHSGLATARPQDARNIKGKVLVCLGADDPGIPPEQRADFEREMRDGGVDWRMHLYGGVVHSFTNKNAARLGRPEVARYDAGAHRRSWTEMRAFFDEVFA
- a CDS encoding hemolysin family protein translates to MSEESRSSDAGGRFWQGLRALLLGNDHEITLRDQIEEAIEEHDENGGGQGDLSLVERQMLKNLLHFGERRVIDVAVPRSDIIAFDDAGSFADLVALFREAGHSRIPVFTGSLDEVQGMIHVRDVYAHLADPAHGPDPTVESLMRPVIFVPESMGVLDLLARMRAERTHLAIVVDEYGGTDGIVTIEDLVEEIVGDIEDEHDEAVAGTIQPMDGGLFEADARASLEDVAEQVDARLVDEEGEVDTLGGLTFLLAGRVPVVGEIVEHPTGWQLEVIKGDSRHIERLRLHPPVAASEVEA
- the ybeY gene encoding rRNA maturation RNase YbeY; protein product: MLEVATSVGPGWPDDPDWEVLAIGAAHAAVSHTPFGGLIEAPFDAEISIRLTDDAEVRKLNHAYRQKDKPTNVLSFPLFEPDQIEALSLTDDGEELLGDIVLALGVVTREAAEKNVSVERHAVHLIVHGVLHLLGYDHELGEVEAEAMEAIERAALADLGIPDPYQVTEA